GATGCTCCCAGGTATTTAGGAAAAGACTTGGGTACGTGAACACCAGTATTAACACGAACACTAATTGTTGGATCACTGACAGTACCACGCTTGGTTGTAATCATCACTACACCCTTGGCAGCCTTACTACCATATAGAGCTACAGCTGATACACCCTTTAAAATGGTAATCTGATCAATTTCAGTAGGAAGTACATTGTTGGCGTCACGAACCATACCATCAACTACAACCAACATATCATTCATTCCCCAGATATTGCCGTTAATACCTCCTACAAGGTTTTCAACAAAAGCAAAACTGGTTAATGTATAAGCCTTCTTAGTCATTTCGTCAACATCGATAACAGAAATACCTCCCATAAGGTCTTTCTCATCTATCGTCCGAAATGCAACCTCGACTTTTTTTCCAACTGCATCGCTATTCAATTCTTCAGAATCTATTTCATTAACCTGCGCAGATAGCTGAAGAATATTAAAAGATAGCCCGATACATATTGCAAGACCATTAAATATATGTTTCATTTTTAGTCTATTTTATATTCTCAAGATTTTACCAACCCGGGTTTTGTCCAAACCCTTCGTACATGCTAACGTCAGATGTCTTGATGGGAAGCCAGTAATGTCTCTCAATCAAATTGCGAGTTATAATAATTTCTTCATCCCAACCTACGACTCTGTTTTCCCTTGGATCAACATCTTTGTTAAGCGGCTCAGCCCTGTCAAACAGCTGTCTGGTCTTAATATTATAAGGATAAACTGTTAACAAGCGCCAACGGCGAAGGTCATTAAAACGATGTCCTTCAAATGAAAGCTCTACAGCACGCTCACGAATCAGCTCTTTCATAAAAGTGCTTAAAGATCCGGTTAGTGAACTATGTACTTCACCAACACCAGCACGTGCTCTAATTGTATTTATTGCCTCAACGGCTGTTTTTGAAAACTTAGGAGATTTTCCATTTGCTCCACCATATCCCTGAGCAGCAGCTTCGGCATACATTAAGTAAACATCAGCAAGACGCATCCATGACAAATGCAAGTGACTACCATGGCTATAGCCAATGCCTGAATCAAACTTGTTTGCAGTAAGAGGAATAAACTTATAGTTCAAATAGCCTGTCCTACTTCCGATTTGTGGATCAATATAGTTACCATTTGTATATAAGTGAGCATATTGGTGCTCTTTACTCAATGAGTCAGTTGCATTTGTAATAACCTTTACACCATCATATACAAAGTTCTTGTAAAATCTAGGGTCTCTATTCTTCCATGGGTACTCAGGATCAAAATCAGTATCAGGGTGATCCAACGGGAGTCCGCTAGCCATACCAAAATAGTTTACATAGTTGGCAGCAGGAGCTAGAACGATACCGTCACCTTCAGAAATCTTCTGATATTGATATGAGTTCATCTGTCTCCAGTATGAATCAGCACCATAGGTTGGGCTTCTGATAATCGCCTCTTTTTCACCAGGCATTCTCCATCCCTGATCATTTGTATAAAATAAGTTTGAATACTTGTCAAAAGTTGCGAGCTCATATTGTGTCTGACCACTTTCAACCAAAGCAAGAACTTCACCCAAAGCATCTGCAGCAAGTTTCGCTAACTCTACATCATATGATCCATCCTGCAGAGCATTTGTAGTTTTACCTGCCATCAATGGACTAGCTGCATAGAGATATGTTTTTCCCATCATAGCCATAGCCCAGATTTTATTGGCACGCAGCTCGTTATTACCATAAGTAACACTACCGGTACTTGTATTGTCCCAGTTTACTGGCAATAGCTCAGCAGCTTTCTGGAAATCAGCGGCCATCTTTAAAGCGTTCTCCCTGTATGACTCACGAGGCAAACGTAATGGCTGATCACTTGGAAGAACTGTTTCAACATAAGGCATTCCTCCCCAATACTGAGTGATTTGGAAATAGAACCATCCTCTTAGGAAGTAAAGTTGGCCTTCAATAAAATCTCTCTGCTCCTGAGTGGCGTCAATTAACAAACCATCTTCAATAGCTTTAAGACCAAGATTTGCAGTTCTGATACCATGCCATCCACCTCCCCAAATAGATTTTGCAAAGCGGTCACCTCCAGCACTCCAGTTTCTGTCAAGGAAGCAATCTCCCTTACCGATATGGTTACGATAGTTACCTCTATCAATACTGTGACCCATCAGATATTCACCATTACCAATTGTAATGACTTCATCTTCTCCCCAGTTAAATGAACTAACCCAATAATGCTTGGCAAGATCAGGGTTCAGATGGTACATACGTTCAACAAACCCCTGAAAATTACGGAAGTTCTTGAACGCATCTTCCGGGGCAATAACTGATTCCGGTGCCTTGTCCAGATAGTCTGTACAAGCACTAACACCCACAACGAGTGTTACAGCTATACCATATAGATATTTAACTATATTTTTCTTCATTGCCTTCAATTATAATGATAATCTTAAACCAACGTTATAACGCTTCTGTGTAGGATAAGCACTCCAGCCACCTGTGTTAGATTCACGGTCATCCGGCATATCTGTCCACAGATACAGGTTGTTACCGTTAACAAACACCTTCAGTGAGCTTAGTCCCAGACGCTGCATAAATGCCTGTTTTGAGAAGGTGTATGATAACTCAGCATACTTAAGACGCAAATAAGATCCGTCAAACAGGAAGCGGGTTCCATTTGTATATGGACTAGCCTGAACCTGCCATCTTGGAAGTGGAACGTCTGCATTAACATTTTCCTTTGACCAATAGCTTCCTTCATCAAATACGGTATTACGTACACCACCGAGGCCTCCCAAACCAACATAACGTGTTACGTTAGAAGCTCCGTAGAATTGAACAAAGCCACTAAAGCCCTTGTAATCCAAACCAAATTGGAAGTTTGTAGTATTCTCCGGTACATTGGAGAATCCATATGGAATTTGGTCAAAGCTTGTAATTACACCGTCAGCATCATAGTCCAGAATAATATAGTTACCTGGCATTCTTTCAGCATCAAGTGCATCATGTGGAGTTGAAGCGTAAAGTTCATCCCAGTTATTAAAATAACCGTAATCTACATAAGCACGTGTCTGACCAATTGCCTTGTTTGCCAACTTTTGGTATTCTGGAAGTAGGGTTGGATCATCACGTTCAATAATCTTGTTTTCTGCGTGAGTATAGAATACATTACCCCAAAGACGCCAGTCAGAACCAAGTTTTTTGTTCCACCTTAATTCCAACTCATAACCTTTTGTCTCAACTTCACCCATATTTACACGTGGAGGTGTAGCACCAAAGTAACTTGGGACAGCTCGATCAGTACCGGCCAACAAGATATCTGTTCTTGTTTCCTGGAAATAGTCAAGTGAGCCTGAGAATACCCCACCTAAGAATGCATAATCAAGAGCTACGTCAAGTTTGGTAGAAACTTCCCATTGAATATTGGGGTTACCTATTGAAGCTTCATAATACCAATCGTAAGGACTATCAGATCCGTTTACCCCATTCAGACCTTGATGGAATCTGCCTCCTGAACTCCAACGGTCCATATACAACCATCTTAAATTAGGATCAAACTCTTGCCATGGGGCTCCTGTTCTATCATCACCAATCTGACCATAAGAAACCCTGAACTTCAACATATCCACCCAACTAGCATTCAATTTCTTGAATAATGGCTCTTCTGAAAGCATCCAACCCACAGCACCGGAGTGGAAGAATACGAAGCGATTT
The genomic region above belongs to Xiashengella succiniciproducens and contains:
- a CDS encoding RagB/SusD family nutrient uptake outer membrane protein, whose translation is MKKNIVKYLYGIAVTLVVGVSACTDYLDKAPESVIAPEDAFKNFRNFQGFVERMYHLNPDLAKHYWVSSFNWGEDEVITIGNGEYLMGHSIDRGNYRNHIGKGDCFLDRNWSAGGDRFAKSIWGGGWHGIRTANLGLKAIEDGLLIDATQEQRDFIEGQLYFLRGWFYFQITQYWGGMPYVETVLPSDQPLRLPRESYRENALKMAADFQKAAELLPVNWDNTSTGSVTYGNNELRANKIWAMAMMGKTYLYAASPLMAGKTTNALQDGSYDVELAKLAADALGEVLALVESGQTQYELATFDKYSNLFYTNDQGWRMPGEKEAIIRSPTYGADSYWRQMNSYQYQKISEGDGIVLAPAANYVNYFGMASGLPLDHPDTDFDPEYPWKNRDPRFYKNFVYDGVKVITNATDSLSKEHQYAHLYTNGNYIDPQIGSRTGYLNYKFIPLTANKFDSGIGYSHGSHLHLSWMRLADVYLMYAEAAAQGYGGANGKSPKFSKTAVEAINTIRARAGVGEVHSSLTGSLSTFMKELIRERAVELSFEGHRFNDLRRWRLLTVYPYNIKTRQLFDRAEPLNKDVDPRENRVVGWDEEIIITRNLIERHYWLPIKTSDVSMYEGFGQNPGW